In Candidatus Saccharibacteria bacterium oral taxon 488, a single window of DNA contains:
- a CDS encoding UTP--glucose-1-phosphate uridylyltransferase, protein MKKPTKAIIAAAGFGTRFLPQTKAMPKEMMPLIDKPIIQYVVEELVEAGIKDIIIIGSANKRAIEDHFDRPNEELLVNLRAGGAKKQPLIDIVNNLSEMANFVYIRQKGPYGNATPLTCAAHLINGDEPVIYTFADDFIAASPSRFRQMITAAQKLDGAVLSCKKIVDDAEFDRYGVVNGEQVADGVIKMTNIVEKPGKANAPSDLASVSSYLLPGEFFSYLEKAKHAFDGHGEFTVQPIMQSMIDDGYNFYGVEITNGTYYDTGDKLEYLKTVIDFGMRDPKLGASLREYLVKRLEENSAS, encoded by the coding sequence ATGAAAAAACCAACCAAGGCTATCATCGCTGCCGCCGGCTTCGGTACGCGGTTCTTGCCGCAAACTAAGGCTATGCCAAAAGAAATGATGCCGCTGATCGACAAGCCGATTATCCAATACGTCGTCGAGGAATTGGTCGAGGCCGGTATCAAAGATATCATTATCATCGGCAGCGCCAACAAACGAGCAATTGAGGATCATTTTGACAGGCCGAACGAGGAACTACTGGTCAATCTGCGGGCGGGCGGCGCCAAGAAACAGCCACTGATTGACATCGTGAATAATTTGTCGGAAATGGCAAACTTTGTTTACATTCGCCAGAAAGGCCCGTACGGCAACGCCACGCCATTGACCTGCGCCGCGCATTTGATCAATGGTGATGAGCCGGTTATTTATACCTTTGCTGATGACTTTATCGCTGCTAGCCCCAGCCGGTTCCGCCAGATGATCACTGCGGCGCAAAAATTAGACGGCGCGGTGCTATCGTGCAAGAAGATTGTTGATGACGCTGAATTTGATCGCTACGGCGTGGTTAACGGTGAGCAGGTTGCTGACGGCGTGATCAAGATGACGAACATCGTTGAAAAGCCAGGTAAGGCTAATGCTCCGTCTGATCTAGCGAGCGTCAGTAGCTATTTGCTGCCGGGCGAGTTCTTTAGCTATCTCGAGAAAGCCAAGCATGCGTTTGATGGTCACGGTGAATTTACGGTGCAGCCGATTATGCAGAGCATGATTGATGATGGCTATAATTTTTATGGCGTAGAAATTACCAATGGTACCTATTATGACACTGGCGATAAACTGGAATATCTCAAGACAGTGATTGATTTTGGCATGCGTGATCCGAAGCTTGGTGCGAGCCTTCGTGAATATTTGGTCAAGCGGCTTGAGGAAAATAGTGCCAGCTAA
- a CDS encoding NUDIX hydrolase has translation MKTFTRIQPTTTQTVGEAFKRSAVIKRYQTEDGEQHEFTTFFSEELVSVLVVAVTTDNKIAMTYQFRAGPEKWLYDFPGGEGEPGEEVEAVARRELMEETGCTPGRFEYVGECYEGPYINIKIAVYLATDCVYNGDAIHLDEAESSQGAELRFVSATELFAIARAGDLCVTGPFALLFDYLDNLRQEELS, from the coding sequence ATGAAAACATTCACGCGTATTCAACCAACCACCACGCAAACAGTCGGCGAGGCGTTCAAGCGCTCGGCCGTCATCAAGCGATATCAAACAGAGGATGGTGAACAGCATGAGTTTACGACCTTCTTTTCTGAGGAGTTAGTGTCAGTATTAGTGGTGGCAGTGACGACGGATAACAAGATCGCTATGACCTATCAGTTTCGCGCTGGCCCGGAAAAATGGCTCTATGATTTCCCCGGTGGCGAAGGCGAGCCGGGCGAGGAGGTAGAGGCAGTCGCGCGGCGTGAATTAATGGAGGAGACGGGCTGCACGCCGGGGCGCTTTGAATATGTTGGTGAATGCTATGAGGGCCCGTACATTAATATCAAGATCGCAGTGTACTTGGCGACTGACTGCGTGTACAATGGGGATGCAATCCATCTTGATGAAGCTGAAAGTAGCCAGGGCGCTGAACTACGGTTTGTTTCAGCGACAGAGTTGTTTGCCATCGCTCGGGCGGGTGATTTATGTGTAACAGGGCCATTCGCGCTTTTGTTTGATTATTTAGATAACCTACGACAGGAGGAACTATCATGA
- the gatB gene encoding Asp-tRNA(Asn)/Glu-tRNA(Gln) amidotransferase subunit GatB, translating into MMSVYDEYEMTIGIECHVQLATKTKLFSPADNDARNAEPNNKTHEIDFGLPGMLPVLNKHAVELAVRAGKALNAPIARVSRFDRKHYFYPDLPKGYQTSQMYQPIILAGHVDAPLDDGSLKRVRIHHAHMEEDAGKLTHHDGYSLVDLNRAGTPLIEIVSEPDMHSAEEAKAYASELHKLMVYAGVTHGDLYHGNIRFDVNISVAKKGATELGKRAEVKNLNSFRSVERAAEYEFKRQVDLLESGESVVQETRGWSDDRQITTSQRSKEDAQDYRYMPDPDIPPIVLTDEEIAGMQEHMPLMPGECRERWADLGLDHSVITTILGHQPLAILLDAIKTLTVHNEQAVLDELGVDKIKYQRLVKRIFNWFASTPEGLIDMDLIGEGYVGPRRLTELSLLVEDNEVSSTGGKEIFLSLFDRQYLKQGPREIAESKNLLQVSDERVITVIVDEVLHDPASAASIADIRSGKDKAIGYLVGQVMKRSKGQANPSLAQKLIRERLQ; encoded by the coding sequence GTGCCATGTCCAGCTGGCGACCAAAACTAAGCTGTTTAGCCCGGCTGATAATGACGCGCGTAATGCTGAGCCGAATAATAAAACGCACGAGATTGACTTTGGTCTGCCAGGAATGCTGCCGGTGCTGAATAAGCACGCTGTCGAACTGGCGGTGCGCGCCGGTAAGGCGTTGAATGCGCCGATTGCTCGCGTTAGCCGGTTTGATCGCAAGCATTATTTTTACCCTGACCTGCCAAAGGGTTATCAGACCTCGCAGATGTATCAGCCGATTATTTTGGCTGGTCATGTCGATGCACCGCTGGATGATGGTTCGCTCAAACGAGTGCGAATTCATCACGCGCACATGGAAGAAGACGCGGGCAAGTTGACGCACCACGATGGCTACTCGTTGGTTGACCTCAACCGCGCTGGCACGCCGCTGATCGAAATTGTTTCTGAGCCAGATATGCATTCTGCCGAGGAGGCCAAAGCGTACGCTTCGGAACTGCACAAATTGATGGTCTACGCTGGCGTGACGCACGGTGATTTGTATCATGGCAACATACGTTTTGATGTCAATATTTCGGTGGCTAAGAAAGGCGCGACCGAACTCGGCAAGCGCGCAGAAGTTAAAAACCTCAACTCATTCCGCAGCGTCGAGCGTGCCGCTGAATACGAGTTCAAGCGCCAAGTTGACCTGCTGGAAAGTGGTGAATCGGTGGTGCAGGAGACCCGCGGCTGGAGTGATGACAGGCAAATTACTACTTCACAGCGTTCGAAAGAAGACGCGCAGGATTATCGCTACATGCCCGATCCGGACATCCCGCCGATTGTTTTGACTGACGAGGAAATCGCCGGCATGCAGGAACATATGCCGCTGATGCCGGGCGAGTGCCGAGAGCGGTGGGCTGATCTGGGGCTGGATCATTCGGTGATTACGACGATCCTCGGCCATCAGCCGCTCGCGATATTGCTTGATGCTATCAAGACGCTGACGGTGCATAATGAGCAAGCTGTTCTCGATGAGTTGGGAGTTGACAAGATAAAATATCAGCGGCTGGTCAAGCGGATCTTTAACTGGTTTGCTTCGACGCCGGAGGGGTTGATTGATATGGATCTCATCGGGGAGGGTTATGTTGGGCCGCGTCGGTTGACAGAGTTGTCACTACTCGTCGAGGATAACGAGGTGAGTTCAACTGGCGGCAAAGAGATTTTCCTTAGTTTGTTTGATCGACAATATCTCAAACAGGGGCCGCGCGAGATTGCCGAGAGTAAGAATTTACTGCAGGTGTCTGACGAGAGGGTCATCACAGTCATCGTTGACGAAGTATTACATGACCCAGCCTCGGCGGCATCCATCGCTGACATTCGCTCGGGCAAAGACAAAGCTATCGGCTACCTCGTTGGTCAAGTCATGAAGCGCTCTAAGGGCCAGGCCAACCCAAGCCTCGCCCAGAAGCTAATCCGAGAGCGACTGCAATGA
- a CDS encoding DNA polymerase III subunit alpha — translation MMVTKHTTASTQTAATLQPSDYVHLHNHTHHSLLDGLTKIPDMVARVKELGMEACAITDHGTMSGAIEFYKAAKNVGIKPIIGIETYVAARTRHDRDPAKDKARYHLTLLAMNHKGYQNLMQLSTIANLEGVYYKPRIDHELLEQYNEGIICMSGCIGGELGENLRNDDYEKAKEIAGWYKSVFGDRYYMELQDHGHPEARSHWPEQKKVNDYIERISEELDIPCVVTSDGHYLNHEDQEAHEILLCVGTGAYLSDEKRMSLKDFELHLTTPEDIISRWQTTNPQAIANTKAIADRCDVEIKLGDILIPKFPTPNGESEKEYLDHLVYSGMAVRYAGMKLEDAKKLPNDQLRAKLSEAQLERLDMEFGVLDNMGYNGYFLIVQDFINWGKSQGIIFGPGRGSAAGSIIAYALNITDLDPLHYDLLFERFLNPDRISMPDIDIDIQDTRRGEVIEYCAKKYGSERVANICTFGTMAARASVRDVARVLQVPYGESDRLAKLIPPPVQGRHVPIKKSLEEDPDLKKEYETNPTAKTVYDFASQLEGTIRSHGVHAAGVVIAPDDLVKYVPLEMAQKGVVATQYPMGPVEELGLLKMDFLGLSNLSIINNALRIIRKVYKTDIDLSTLPLDDAATYKLFQRGDTTGVFQLESAGMKRYLRELKPSVFEDIIAMVALYRPGPMQFIDSFIKRKHGEEEITYLHPGMENSLKNTYGILVYQEQFMQISKEWCGFTGGQADTLRKAVGKKKIDLMKKVKPEFVEGAVKVGGATKEIAEQFWDALEEFANYCFNKSHAACYGLIAYWTAYLKAHYPDAFMAALMTSDQDDTERLAIEMTECKHMGIEVLNPDVNESFVEFAVVPGEKKIRFGMAAVKGVGVGAVEEIIRAREADGPFKSVEDFAKRVSTSKFNRKAWESLIKTGAFDSFGDRSDLLFNLDTIVAFAQKTQKEAASGQTDLFGMLGDESADVQPTMQLQPAPAKHTNKERLMWERELMGLYISAHPLDAYEAYLSEQAQPLTQLVPEYDGRPMIIGGIITTVRTIVTKSGSKMAFVGIEDKFGEGEVIVFPNLYEQVGAKLVQDAVIRVTGKNSARDRDSNLGSESKMIADEIEIVSDEDIKSYESTGRQMEAPKVSSKFKQERRAAFRAQKTQKPGIARAATANGTNMKSTPPGTTNTPSRPVATPPSPEAEKLFLHIKNPSDHDKLVALKSLCSEYAGVTDVVLVLGEANKSAMRMPFRVEAGDQLMSQLRQTLGDECVVLK, via the coding sequence ATGATGGTGACCAAACATACGACAGCTTCAACTCAAACTGCGGCTACGTTGCAGCCGTCTGATTATGTGCACCTACACAATCACACTCACCACTCGCTCCTTGACGGGCTGACCAAGATTCCTGACATGGTGGCTCGGGTGAAAGAGCTCGGCATGGAGGCTTGTGCCATTACTGACCACGGCACCATGTCGGGCGCAATTGAGTTTTATAAAGCCGCCAAGAATGTTGGTATCAAGCCAATTATCGGCATCGAAACCTACGTAGCAGCCCGCACTCGTCATGACCGCGACCCAGCTAAGGACAAGGCACGCTATCACCTGACGCTACTGGCCATGAATCACAAGGGCTATCAAAATCTGATGCAGCTCAGCACCATCGCCAACCTCGAAGGTGTCTATTACAAGCCGCGCATTGACCACGAATTACTGGAACAATACAACGAAGGCATCATCTGTATGTCTGGCTGTATTGGTGGTGAGTTGGGCGAGAATTTGCGCAATGATGATTATGAAAAGGCCAAGGAAATTGCTGGCTGGTACAAGTCGGTGTTTGGCGATCGGTACTACATGGAGCTGCAAGACCATGGCCACCCGGAGGCGCGCAGTCACTGGCCGGAGCAAAAAAAGGTCAATGATTACATTGAGCGCATCAGCGAGGAACTGGATATTCCGTGTGTGGTGACCAGCGACGGTCATTACCTCAATCACGAAGACCAAGAGGCGCATGAGATTTTGCTATGCGTCGGTACTGGTGCGTATTTGAGTGATGAAAAGCGGATGAGCTTGAAGGATTTTGAGCTGCATTTGACGACGCCAGAAGACATCATTTCGCGGTGGCAAACAACCAATCCTCAGGCAATTGCCAATACCAAAGCCATCGCCGATCGGTGCGACGTAGAAATTAAACTTGGTGATATTCTCATCCCGAAATTCCCAACGCCAAACGGTGAATCGGAAAAAGAATATCTGGATCATCTGGTGTACAGCGGTATGGCAGTACGGTACGCTGGCATGAAGTTGGAGGACGCGAAGAAGCTCCCGAATGATCAGCTGCGAGCCAAGTTATCAGAGGCGCAGCTAGAGCGACTGGACATGGAGTTTGGCGTGCTCGACAACATGGGCTATAACGGCTATTTTTTGATCGTCCAGGATTTTATCAACTGGGGCAAATCTCAGGGGATTATCTTTGGGCCGGGGCGTGGTTCAGCGGCTGGCTCAATCATCGCCTATGCCCTGAACATCACCGACCTTGACCCGCTGCATTACGACCTGCTGTTTGAGCGATTTCTCAACCCCGACCGTATTTCCATGCCCGACATCGATATCGACATTCAAGATACCCGCCGCGGCGAGGTGATCGAATATTGCGCCAAGAAATACGGCTCAGAACGAGTCGCCAACATCTGTACCTTTGGTACCATGGCGGCGCGTGCCTCGGTGCGTGATGTGGCGCGGGTGTTGCAGGTGCCGTACGGCGAATCTGACCGGCTAGCCAAGCTCATTCCACCGCCCGTCCAGGGTCGTCACGTGCCCATCAAAAAATCGCTGGAGGAAGATCCTGACCTCAAGAAAGAATACGAGACCAACCCGACTGCCAAAACAGTTTATGACTTTGCGTCGCAGCTGGAGGGAACCATTCGTTCGCACGGTGTGCATGCCGCCGGCGTGGTGATCGCACCGGATGATTTGGTGAAATACGTGCCGCTCGAGATGGCGCAAAAGGGCGTGGTGGCGACTCAGTATCCGATGGGCCCGGTGGAAGAACTGGGGCTGCTTAAGATGGACTTTTTGGGTCTGTCTAACTTGTCCATCATCAACAATGCGCTGCGTATTATTCGTAAAGTCTACAAAACGGACATTGATTTATCAACGTTGCCGCTGGATGATGCAGCAACCTACAAATTATTCCAGCGCGGTGATACCACCGGCGTGTTCCAGTTGGAGTCGGCTGGCATGAAGCGGTACTTGCGCGAGCTCAAACCGAGTGTCTTTGAAGACATCATCGCCATGGTGGCCCTGTACCGCCCGGGGCCAATGCAGTTTATCGACTCGTTCATCAAGCGTAAACATGGCGAGGAAGAAATTACCTATCTGCACCCCGGCATGGAAAACTCATTGAAAAACACCTATGGCATTTTGGTCTATCAGGAGCAATTTATGCAGATTTCCAAAGAGTGGTGTGGCTTTACTGGCGGTCAAGCCGACACCCTACGTAAAGCAGTGGGTAAAAAGAAAATTGACTTGATGAAAAAGGTCAAGCCAGAGTTTGTCGAAGGCGCGGTCAAGGTTGGTGGCGCGACTAAGGAAATCGCTGAGCAGTTTTGGGATGCATTGGAGGAATTTGCTAACTACTGTTTCAATAAGTCACACGCAGCGTGTTATGGCTTGATCGCCTACTGGACAGCGTACCTGAAGGCGCATTACCCTGACGCGTTCATGGCGGCACTGATGACCAGTGATCAGGACGACACCGAGCGCCTGGCCATCGAGATGACTGAGTGTAAGCACATGGGCATCGAAGTACTCAACCCAGATGTTAATGAGTCATTTGTCGAGTTCGCAGTGGTGCCTGGTGAAAAGAAGATTCGTTTCGGCATGGCGGCGGTCAAGGGCGTCGGTGTCGGCGCGGTGGAAGAAATTATTCGTGCCCGCGAGGCTGATGGCCCGTTCAAGTCGGTCGAAGATTTTGCCAAGCGAGTGTCGACCAGCAAGTTTAACCGCAAGGCCTGGGAGTCGCTGATCAAAACTGGCGCCTTTGACAGCTTTGGCGATCGGTCTGACTTGTTGTTTAATCTTGACACCATTGTCGCCTTTGCTCAAAAGACTCAGAAAGAGGCTGCGTCAGGGCAGACTGACCTGTTTGGTATGCTCGGTGATGAGTCGGCTGATGTTCAGCCAACGATGCAGTTACAGCCAGCGCCGGCCAAACACACCAACAAAGAGCGGCTGATGTGGGAGCGCGAGCTGATGGGGCTATATATTTCGGCGCACCCGCTTGATGCGTATGAAGCATACCTCAGTGAGCAGGCGCAGCCGTTAACGCAGCTGGTGCCAGAATACGACGGCCGCCCGATGATAATTGGTGGTATCATCACGACGGTGCGCACCATCGTGACCAAATCAGGTAGCAAGATGGCGTTCGTCGGGATCGAAGATAAATTTGGCGAGGGCGAGGTTATTGTCTTTCCGAATTTGTATGAGCAAGTCGGTGCCAAACTTGTCCAAGACGCCGTCATTCGGGTGACCGGCAAAAACTCGGCACGTGATCGGGATAGCAATTTGGGCTCAGAGAGTAAGATGATTGCTGATGAAATTGAGATTGTCTCCGACGAAGATATCAAGAGCTATGAATCGACTGGCCGTCAAATGGAGGCTCCAAAAGTCAGCAGCAAATTCAAGCAAGAGCGGCGTGCAGCATTCCGAGCCCAAAAGACCCAGAAGCCAGGTATAGCCCGAGCAGCGACGGCGAACGGAACAAATATGAAATCGACACCGCCTGGCACGACAAACACGCCGTCACGCCCAGTAGCTACGCCCCCCTCGCCCGAGGCAGAAAAGCTATTTCTTCATATCAAAAACCCGAGCGACCACGATAAGCTAGTAGCGCTCAAGTCGCTCTGCTCCGAATATGCTGGCGTAACTGATGTGGTGTTGGTGCTGGGTGAGGCAAATAAGTCTGCCATGCGCATGCCGTTTCGTGTTGAGGCTGGCGACCAGCTCATGAGTCAGCTGCGTCAGACACTGGGCGACGAGTGTGTAGTCTTGAAATAA